A section of the Rhodopirellula halodulae genome encodes:
- a CDS encoding PSD1 and planctomycete cytochrome C domain-containing protein produces MPALIKRCLTIVVLGCVPWNAAGAEESSITPEQMEFFENKIRPVLVRECYECHSAESGKTRGGLRLDTRIGLLQGGESGPSVVPGHPEDSPFWDAITYNGWEMPPRGKLPDNVLADFKVWIEMGMPDPRVREAVVVESTMDVEAGRDHWAFQSLKQPTVPEVKDSGWAKDDLDRFVQSKLESNGLSPAEEADAATLLRRLSFDLIGLPPTPDEVQQFLDAMADDRETAVAEKVDELLDSPRFGERWGRHWMDVARYAESCGNSTNNTFPHAWRYRDYVIDSFNDDTPYDRFIAEQVAGDLLPAKTDQQWQENLIATGFLALGTKNLIERNPRQVTADIVDEQIDTVSKAFLGLTVACARCHDHKLDPIPTTDYYAMAGIFLSTNTYYGTASGIQNRNASDLLKLPIANSTSAGRTYSESDLEDLRERQASLRSQMFDAVRDRENPSQQQMVIRLRAQMAQIQGVLAEVNDDGTPKSLAMGVQEASDFRNAPVLVRGDVESPAQEVPRGFIQVLPHSEAYQIPDESSGRMELAKWLADEKNPLTARVMVNRIWLHLFGEGIVSTPNNWGLTGQEPTHPELLDHLAIRFMDNGWSVKSMIRDIVLSRTYQMSSRMNEDHYEIDPENRLLWRASPRQLDAESLRDAILAIGGSLDLQRPLGSPVARFGNNRVGRTLDASLMDGLDDHRSVYLPILRDALPRSLSLFDFADPSMSNAKRDVSNVPTQALYLMNDSFVIDNAKQLARRLINDNGNVREGVMHAFLTIYGRPPTREEIQSSLEFFSRFRDTSTRRFRRGATPSDLALTAFCQALIASAEFRSLD; encoded by the coding sequence ATGCCTGCACTTATCAAAAGGTGCCTGACGATTGTCGTGCTCGGTTGTGTTCCTTGGAACGCGGCCGGCGCAGAGGAATCGTCGATCACGCCTGAACAAATGGAGTTCTTCGAGAACAAGATTCGACCGGTGCTGGTGCGTGAATGCTACGAATGCCATTCCGCTGAATCCGGGAAGACTCGCGGCGGCTTGCGGTTGGACACGCGAATTGGGTTGCTGCAGGGTGGCGAGTCAGGGCCGTCGGTTGTTCCTGGGCATCCCGAAGACAGCCCGTTTTGGGATGCGATCACTTACAACGGTTGGGAAATGCCGCCGCGAGGGAAGTTGCCCGACAACGTGTTGGCGGATTTCAAAGTGTGGATTGAGATGGGTATGCCCGATCCTCGCGTCCGCGAAGCCGTGGTCGTTGAATCCACGATGGATGTGGAAGCCGGGCGAGATCATTGGGCGTTTCAATCGCTGAAACAACCGACCGTTCCAGAGGTCAAGGATTCCGGATGGGCAAAGGATGACTTGGATCGTTTCGTGCAATCCAAATTGGAGTCCAACGGTTTGTCGCCCGCGGAAGAGGCTGATGCAGCGACGTTGCTGCGTCGTTTGTCGTTTGACTTGATCGGTTTGCCACCGACCCCGGACGAAGTTCAGCAGTTCCTTGATGCGATGGCCGATGATCGCGAAACCGCGGTTGCTGAAAAAGTGGATGAGTTACTTGATAGCCCGCGGTTTGGCGAACGTTGGGGACGGCACTGGATGGACGTGGCTCGCTATGCCGAGTCATGTGGCAACAGCACAAACAATACCTTCCCACACGCTTGGCGTTATCGCGATTACGTCATTGATTCGTTCAACGATGACACGCCGTACGATCGATTCATCGCGGAACAAGTCGCCGGGGACTTGTTGCCCGCCAAGACGGATCAGCAGTGGCAGGAAAACTTGATCGCCACCGGTTTCTTGGCACTGGGGACCAAAAATCTAATTGAACGCAATCCACGGCAAGTCACCGCTGACATCGTGGACGAACAAATCGACACGGTTTCCAAAGCTTTCTTGGGTTTGACCGTTGCGTGCGCACGATGCCACGATCACAAACTGGATCCCATTCCAACGACGGACTACTACGCCATGGCGGGGATCTTTCTCAGCACGAACACGTATTACGGCACCGCCTCGGGCATTCAAAACCGAAATGCGTCGGACTTGTTGAAGCTGCCGATCGCGAACTCAACATCCGCGGGCCGAACCTATTCCGAATCTGATTTGGAAGACCTGAGAGAACGTCAGGCCAGTTTGCGTTCGCAAATGTTCGATGCGGTTCGTGATCGCGAAAATCCGTCCCAACAGCAAATGGTGATTCGTCTGCGAGCTCAGATGGCGCAGATCCAAGGCGTGCTAGCAGAAGTCAACGACGACGGCACGCCGAAGTCACTGGCGATGGGAGTCCAAGAGGCCAGCGACTTCCGAAACGCACCCGTGTTGGTGCGGGGCGATGTGGAGTCACCCGCACAAGAGGTTCCACGCGGCTTCATCCAAGTCTTGCCGCACAGCGAAGCGTATCAAATCCCCGACGAGAGCAGCGGTCGCATGGAGTTGGCGAAGTGGCTGGCCGACGAGAAAAACCCGTTGACCGCTCGCGTGATGGTGAACCGAATTTGGTTGCACCTGTTTGGCGAAGGCATCGTGTCCACGCCGAATAATTGGGGGCTGACCGGACAAGAACCAACGCATCCTGAATTGCTCGATCACCTTGCGATTCGATTCATGGACAATGGATGGTCGGTCAAGTCCATGATTCGCGACATCGTTCTTTCGCGCACCTATCAAATGAGTTCGCGAATGAATGAGGATCACTACGAGATCGATCCCGAGAACCGGTTGCTGTGGCGAGCCAGTCCGCGGCAATTGGATGCGGAATCGCTTCGCGACGCGATCTTGGCAATCGGCGGATCGTTGGACTTGCAGCGTCCTCTCGGTTCACCCGTCGCACGATTTGGAAACAACCGAGTCGGGCGGACGTTGGACGCCTCGTTGATGGACGGACTGGACGATCATCGTTCGGTGTACTTGCCCATCTTGCGAGACGCGTTGCCGCGATCGCTGTCGTTGTTTGATTTCGCAGATCCCAGCATGAGCAATGCGAAGCGGGATGTTTCGAACGTGCCCACGCAAGCGTTGTACTTGATGAACGATTCGTTTGTCATCGACAACGCGAAACAGCTGGCTCGGCGGTTGATCAACGACAACGGAAATGTTCGCGAAGGCGTGATGCACGCGTTCCTCACGATCTATGGGCGTCCGCCAACACGTGAAGAGATCCAAAGCAGTTTGGAATTCTTCAGCCGCTTTCGTGATACCTCAACACGACGTTTCCGTCGCGGGGCCACGCCTTCGGATTTGGCTTTGACCGCATTTTGTCAGGCGTTGATTGCGTCGGCCGAATTCCGTTCGCTGGACTGA
- a CDS encoding DUF1501 domain-containing protein: MTDPNVSSRRGALKTISSGFGYLAFAALATEQARASNPLQVKPAHFEAKAKRVIFLSMRGAPSHVDTFDYKPQLIKDTGKVGKYGGSGRLLGSPWEFRQRGKSGLWISDLFPELASQSDELCLLRGMHCDQPNHPQATTQTHTGSFQFPRPSMGAWTLYGLGTENENLPGFIVLNPTAGDSGNYASSFLPAIYQGTKMNLGGRGRGRGGFAQNMMQAADERRRAMQRGMEGGMRRGRGMRDAMVGERMGMQGRPMAQMFRDRMGAREDSAIPNLTNDMLGPEQQRIQLDLIQSLNKNKLDRDGHQPQVEGMIESFELAYRMQSEMPEAVDLSDESDETLRLYGIDGSSTDDFGRQCLMARRLAERGVRFIECISPGWDHHRNLRDEMEDHCSQIDRPIAGLLQDLKQRGLLEETLVIWAGEFGRTPHAQNGDGRDHNNKGYTTWMAGGGVRGGFSYGATDEHGYEAVDGKCHIHDWHATILHLLGLDHERLTYRYAGRDFRLTDVHGSVIKDIVG, encoded by the coding sequence ATGACCGATCCCAATGTGAGCTCTCGCCGCGGAGCACTGAAAACCATCAGCAGTGGTTTTGGCTATCTCGCGTTTGCCGCTCTCGCCACGGAGCAAGCACGCGCGAGCAATCCGCTGCAGGTGAAGCCGGCACACTTTGAAGCGAAAGCGAAACGTGTGATCTTTTTGTCGATGCGTGGTGCACCGTCGCACGTCGACACGTTCGACTACAAACCGCAGTTGATCAAAGACACGGGTAAAGTCGGCAAGTATGGCGGTTCCGGACGGTTGCTCGGATCGCCTTGGGAATTTCGTCAGCGTGGCAAAAGCGGGCTTTGGATCTCGGACCTGTTTCCGGAATTGGCATCGCAGTCGGATGAGCTTTGCTTGCTTCGCGGAATGCATTGTGATCAACCCAACCATCCGCAAGCCACCACGCAAACCCACACCGGAAGCTTTCAGTTTCCACGTCCTTCGATGGGCGCGTGGACGTTGTACGGTTTGGGGACCGAGAACGAGAACCTGCCTGGTTTCATCGTTCTCAATCCGACGGCGGGTGACAGTGGGAACTACGCCAGTTCGTTTTTGCCAGCGATCTATCAGGGCACCAAAATGAATCTCGGCGGCCGCGGTCGAGGACGTGGAGGCTTTGCCCAAAACATGATGCAAGCGGCCGATGAACGGCGGCGGGCGATGCAAAGAGGGATGGAAGGTGGCATGCGCCGCGGTCGTGGGATGCGTGATGCGATGGTGGGCGAACGGATGGGGATGCAGGGAAGACCCATGGCACAAATGTTTCGCGACCGAATGGGGGCTCGCGAAGACAGTGCGATTCCCAACTTGACCAACGACATGTTGGGGCCGGAACAGCAACGCATTCAACTGGATCTCATTCAAAGTTTGAACAAGAACAAACTCGATCGCGATGGGCACCAGCCTCAGGTGGAGGGCATGATCGAATCGTTTGAGTTGGCTTACCGAATGCAGTCGGAAATGCCCGAAGCGGTGGATCTGTCCGACGAAAGCGACGAGACATTGCGACTGTACGGCATCGATGGTTCATCAACGGATGATTTCGGTCGTCAGTGTTTGATGGCTCGGCGTTTGGCGGAGCGAGGAGTCCGCTTCATCGAATGCATCAGTCCCGGTTGGGACCATCATCGCAATTTGCGCGATGAGATGGAGGATCATTGTTCGCAAATCGATCGACCGATCGCGGGGTTGCTTCAAGACTTGAAACAACGTGGCTTGCTGGAAGAAACGTTGGTCATCTGGGCGGGTGAGTTTGGTCGCACCCCACACGCGCAGAACGGCGACGGTCGCGACCACAACAACAAAGGCTACACAACGTGGATGGCTGGTGGCGGCGTTCGAGGTGGGTTCAGTTACGGTGCCACGGACGAACATGGTTATGAAGCAGTGGACGGCAAATGCCACATTCATGATTGGCACGCCACCATCCTGCATTTACTCGGTCTGGACCACGAGCGGCTGACCTATCGTTACGCGGGCCGTGATTTCCGTTTGACCGATGTTCACGGAAGTGTGATCAAAGACATCGTCGGATAG
- a CDS encoding cohesin domain-containing protein, with the protein MKPLRKRRLAIQSLEGRRLLAAVQIPDDLTAAPAEVVSVPVNIDTSAGIRGAEIRLSYDTTMLDLDDDDIELGSVWGSASDTQITANVDDAAGTVVIFVSSSSELADLSGSLVELPFSVDGDAVVNSTFVFDLTQVRLNEGQIAVDPAPVSGDDSTDGLLTIVASATGDDVIRGFVYADADADNVLDPGEAIPGVTITLIHSATGTERQTTTDADGSYEFVDLAPGEYEILQTQPVAYLDSGDNELDVTLVEGTALEDQDFRELGLLPQYIFNRLHTNTVQPPGSDNWSAAITMINTVAEAEADTSQSSTAAAASTSTASSGTTQSSQSESTASGEPLVGLLANEDASSTREEAGEPILIDVQTNAAAVAPSSTHSTNDDEEHAAIDHLFANQLF; encoded by the coding sequence ATGAAACCTCTTCGAAAACGACGCTTGGCCATTCAATCGCTGGAAGGCCGTCGATTGCTGGCCGCGGTTCAAATCCCGGATGATTTGACGGCTGCTCCCGCCGAAGTCGTCTCCGTTCCCGTCAACATCGATACATCCGCCGGCATTCGCGGTGCCGAGATCCGATTGTCCTACGACACCACCATGTTGGACTTGGATGACGATGACATCGAACTGGGAAGCGTTTGGGGCTCCGCTTCTGACACGCAAATCACCGCCAATGTGGACGATGCCGCTGGAACGGTGGTCATCTTCGTTTCCTCCTCCAGTGAATTGGCTGACCTATCCGGCAGCCTCGTGGAACTTCCGTTTTCAGTGGACGGTGACGCGGTCGTCAACAGCACGTTCGTGTTCGACTTGACGCAAGTCCGTTTGAACGAGGGTCAAATCGCGGTCGATCCGGCTCCTGTTTCCGGTGACGACTCAACGGACGGTTTGCTGACCATCGTTGCCTCCGCCACTGGCGACGACGTGATCCGTGGATTTGTATACGCCGACGCCGACGCCGACAACGTTTTGGATCCCGGTGAAGCCATCCCAGGCGTCACGATCACCTTGATCCACTCCGCCACGGGAACCGAACGCCAGACAACCACCGACGCAGACGGCAGTTACGAATTCGTCGATCTCGCACCGGGCGAATACGAAATACTTCAAACTCAGCCCGTGGCCTACTTGGACAGTGGGGACAACGAGTTGGACGTGACTCTGGTCGAAGGCACGGCATTGGAAGACCAAGACTTCCGCGAACTTGGTTTGCTGCCTCAATACATCTTCAATCGACTGCACACCAACACGGTCCAGCCTCCCGGTTCCGACAATTGGTCCGCCGCAATCACCATGATCAATACCGTTGCCGAAGCGGAAGCGGACACTTCGCAAAGCTCCACCGCAGCGGCCGCTTCCACCAGCACGGCCAGCAGCGGCACCACCCAGTCGTCCCAGAGCGAAAGCACCGCCAGCGGCGAACCTCTGGTTGGGTTGCTGGCAAATGAAGACGCCTCGTCCACTCGCGAAGAAGCGGGCGAACCCATCCTGATCGATGTCCAAACCAATGCGGCCGCGGTCGCCCCCTCATCGACGCACAGCACAAACGACGACGAAGAACACGCCGCGATCGATCATTTGTTCGCGAATCAATTGTTCTAG
- a CDS encoding cohesin domain-containing protein, producing MFRKISAEKLEARQLTASVSVSATPTLPPQESTASVEVSDAGELRSAEIRFDYDPQKVQIQKDDIRPGSAWNNQAALIANVDEEAGSVHAFIFSTRPINAQTGNLIDVDLDPAPESLCSPELELDLRSVRLNEGEILLKDDPTDGPDPTDHSVNSGKLHARPIGRRLPAGESVAEPELLPSTLNSIASTEAAGQPLAFPVDHRPFFGPIHPDLPPPAHVDLILTEEFLSQ from the coding sequence GTGTTTCGCAAAATATCCGCCGAGAAATTGGAAGCTCGGCAACTGACCGCCAGTGTGTCTGTCAGTGCAACGCCCACGTTGCCTCCGCAAGAATCCACGGCCTCGGTGGAAGTTTCTGACGCCGGCGAATTGCGATCGGCGGAGATTCGTTTCGACTACGACCCGCAAAAAGTCCAAATCCAAAAGGACGACATCCGCCCCGGATCCGCGTGGAACAACCAAGCGGCCTTGATCGCCAATGTGGATGAAGAAGCCGGCAGCGTGCACGCCTTCATCTTCTCAACGCGTCCGATCAACGCTCAAACTGGAAACTTGATCGACGTCGATTTGGATCCCGCTCCCGAATCGCTTTGTTCTCCGGAACTGGAACTCGATTTGCGTTCCGTCCGCCTGAATGAAGGCGAAATCCTGCTGAAAGATGATCCCACCGACGGTCCCGATCCAACGGATCACAGCGTCAATTCCGGCAAGCTGCATGCCCGTCCTATCGGCAGGCGTTTACCCGCCGGTGAATCGGTCGCAGAGCCTGAGCTGTTGCCTTCCACATTGAACTCCATCGCTTCAACCGAAGCCGCGGGCCAACCGTTGGCATTCCCGGTCGATCACCGACCGTTCTTCGGTCCCATTCATCCCGATTTGCCACCACCGGCGCACGTCGATCTGATTTTGACCGAAGAATTCCTTTCGCAGTAG